The Pieris brassicae chromosome 6, ilPieBrab1.1, whole genome shotgun sequence genome window below encodes:
- the LOC123711485 gene encoding BMP-binding endothelial regulator protein isoform X2, which yields MEDCAVVMPREGCCARCKGCWYNGTDYASHTEWGDSGKLYRCEAGVVTISRPECYAPCDNPKHQRHYNCPVCDECVINGQRVWEGRDVRIPEEPCLSCRCVRGSLSCTKRACPVLPCGKAQQFTPVGECCPRCSHPTADKILPISGSSLPKPCIIGKEYHAHMSQFQVDPCTDCTCINGTAVCARHTCPVLTCTRALPPPPDKCCPECPNVEEAKAACIVAGKTYQEGDTWQLDACKSCECHGGEPRCAMERCPTLSCTPDQTLQQSPGQCCPKCIDIDGICTVFGDPHYKTFDGKFYSFQGSCKYQLVSDCKNHTFSIRISNDARNTSHSSWTRTATLRIGSTKINMGRKMRIKVNGQRIALPHVIKGIAEISRSNGSVVLKSDIGLQMLWDGDGFLEVTVSSSYKGQLCGLCGNFNSVARDDMRTRDGRLINDTWRFGTSWRVGGHRACTRRQEHPGLNTRCKASKLTKVRRLCRAFDRHEAFSECGAKVNPHNYKEACLLDACSCTGVRCHCAAYRAYARECTRIGAEPQNWLPAAWCDPAGPQPAWLLRGRKGFGRAVKSKEHSLPNLTAIPRRNNSRARPPPLHLRR from the exons ATGGAAGATTGTGCAGTTGTGATGCCGCGTGAGGGCTGCTGCGCCCGCTGCAAAGGATGTTGGTACAATGGCACAGACTACGCCTCTCATACAGAATGGGGAGACAGTGGCAAGCTGTACAGATGTGAAGCAGGAGTCGTCACCATCTCCCGGCCCGAATGTTATGCGCCATGCGATAATCCGAAACACCAACGACACTATAATTGTCCTGTTTGTGATG AATGTGTGATAAACGGCCAGCGAGTCTGGGAAGGTCGGGATGTACGGATTCCAGAGGAACCGTGCCTGTCGTGTCGATGTGTGCGAGGTTCGTTATCGTGTACAAAGCGAGCCTGTCCAGTACTACCTTGTGGGAAGGCCCAGCAGTTCACACCAGTTGGGGAATGCTGTCCAAGATGTTCTCACCCAACAGCTGATAAGATTCTACCAA TTTCAGGAAGCTCGCTACCAAAGCCGTGTATAATCGGCAAGGAGTATCACGCGCACATGAGCCAATTCCAAGTAGACCCGTGCACTGACTGCACGTGTATAAACGGGACCGCCGTGTGCGCACGTCACACGTGTCCCGTGTTGACATGCACGCGTGCGCTGCCCCCGCCACCTGACAAGTGTTGTCCTGAATGCCCTAACGTCGAGGAGGCTAAGGCCGCTTGTATTGTGGCGGGAAAGACTTATCAG gAAGGTGATACGTGGCAACTAGACGCCTGCAAGTCCTGTGAATGTCACGGTGGTGAGCCCAGATGTGCCATGGAAAGATGTCCGACGCTCTCTTGTACCCCAGATCAAACACTTCAACAGTCTCCAGGCCAATGTTGCCCAAAATGTATCGACATAGACGGAATATGTACAGTTTTTGGCGACCCACACTACAAGACTTTTGACGGAAAGTTTTATAGTTTTCAAGGGTCGTGCAAATATCAACTAGTCTCTGATTGTAAGAACCACACGTTCTCTATAAGAATATCGAACGACGCCAGAAACACCTCACATTCCTCTTGGACACGCACCGCAACACTTCGGATCGGTTCCACTAAAATAAACATGGGAAGAAAAATGCGTATAAAAGTAAACGGCCAAAGGATAGCCTTGCCTCATGTTATAAAAGGCATCGCCGAAATCAGTCGCAGCAACGGGTCAGTCGTGCTCAAGTCTGATATAGGCCTTCAGATGCTGTGGGACGGGGATGGGTTTCTGGAAGTAACCGTGTCCAGTTCGTATAAGGGTCAGCTGTGCGGTCTCTGCGGGAACTTTAATTCCGTAGCGAGAGACGACATGAGGACCCGTGACGGCAGGCTGATAAATGATACGTGGAGATTCGGTACTTCGTGGCGAGTGGGCGGGCACAGAGCGTGCACGAGGCGTCAGGAACATCCCGGTCTGAACACGCGGTGCAAAGCGTCGAAGCTGACAAAAGTGCGTCGCCTGTGTCGGGCCTTCGACCGTCACGAAGCATTTTCCGAATGCGGAGCGAAAGTGAATCCGCATAATTACAAGGAAGCGTGCCTATTGGATGCGTGCAGTTGCACAGGTGTTCGGTGCCATTGCGCCGCATACAGGGCGTACGCGAGAGAATGCACTCGCATCGGAGCCGAACCTCAAAACTGGTTACCGGCCGCGTGGTGCGACCCCGCCGGCCCTCAACCGGCCTGGCTGCTTCGCGGACGGAAAGGCTTCGGCCGTGCTGTCAAGTCGAAAGAGCACAGCTTACCAAATCTGACCGCCATACCGAGGCGGAATAATAGTCGTGCGAGGCCGCCACCACTGCATTTAAGACGATAA
- the LOC123711485 gene encoding BMP-binding endothelial regulator protein isoform X1 — MRRPRVARVVAWFFAIAATLSITTASSVIKGQRAPCSNEGEPVRLQDARLEHDWSSCFRCICKNGFVECRKGVEECGLMEDCAVVMPREGCCARCKGCWYNGTDYASHTEWGDSGKLYRCEAGVVTISRPECYAPCDNPKHQRHYNCPVCDECVINGQRVWEGRDVRIPEEPCLSCRCVRGSLSCTKRACPVLPCGKAQQFTPVGECCPRCSHPTADKILPISGSSLPKPCIIGKEYHAHMSQFQVDPCTDCTCINGTAVCARHTCPVLTCTRALPPPPDKCCPECPNVEEAKAACIVAGKTYQEGDTWQLDACKSCECHGGEPRCAMERCPTLSCTPDQTLQQSPGQCCPKCIDIDGICTVFGDPHYKTFDGKFYSFQGSCKYQLVSDCKNHTFSIRISNDARNTSHSSWTRTATLRIGSTKINMGRKMRIKVNGQRIALPHVIKGIAEISRSNGSVVLKSDIGLQMLWDGDGFLEVTVSSSYKGQLCGLCGNFNSVARDDMRTRDGRLINDTWRFGTSWRVGGHRACTRRQEHPGLNTRCKASKLTKVRRLCRAFDRHEAFSECGAKVNPHNYKEACLLDACSCTGVRCHCAAYRAYARECTRIGAEPQNWLPAAWCDPAGPQPAWLLRGRKGFGRAVKSKEHSLPNLTAIPRRNNSRARPPPLHLRR; from the exons AACGGTTTCGTGGAGTGCCGTAAAGGCGTCGAAGAGTGCGGTCTAATGGAAGATTGTGCAGTTGTGATGCCGCGTGAGGGCTGCTGCGCCCGCTGCAAAGGATGTTGGTACAATGGCACAGACTACGCCTCTCATACAGAATGGGGAGACAGTGGCAAGCTGTACAGATGTGAAGCAGGAGTCGTCACCATCTCCCGGCCCGAATGTTATGCGCCATGCGATAATCCGAAACACCAACGACACTATAATTGTCCTGTTTGTGATG AATGTGTGATAAACGGCCAGCGAGTCTGGGAAGGTCGGGATGTACGGATTCCAGAGGAACCGTGCCTGTCGTGTCGATGTGTGCGAGGTTCGTTATCGTGTACAAAGCGAGCCTGTCCAGTACTACCTTGTGGGAAGGCCCAGCAGTTCACACCAGTTGGGGAATGCTGTCCAAGATGTTCTCACCCAACAGCTGATAAGATTCTACCAA TTTCAGGAAGCTCGCTACCAAAGCCGTGTATAATCGGCAAGGAGTATCACGCGCACATGAGCCAATTCCAAGTAGACCCGTGCACTGACTGCACGTGTATAAACGGGACCGCCGTGTGCGCACGTCACACGTGTCCCGTGTTGACATGCACGCGTGCGCTGCCCCCGCCACCTGACAAGTGTTGTCCTGAATGCCCTAACGTCGAGGAGGCTAAGGCCGCTTGTATTGTGGCGGGAAAGACTTATCAG gAAGGTGATACGTGGCAACTAGACGCCTGCAAGTCCTGTGAATGTCACGGTGGTGAGCCCAGATGTGCCATGGAAAGATGTCCGACGCTCTCTTGTACCCCAGATCAAACACTTCAACAGTCTCCAGGCCAATGTTGCCCAAAATGTATCGACATAGACGGAATATGTACAGTTTTTGGCGACCCACACTACAAGACTTTTGACGGAAAGTTTTATAGTTTTCAAGGGTCGTGCAAATATCAACTAGTCTCTGATTGTAAGAACCACACGTTCTCTATAAGAATATCGAACGACGCCAGAAACACCTCACATTCCTCTTGGACACGCACCGCAACACTTCGGATCGGTTCCACTAAAATAAACATGGGAAGAAAAATGCGTATAAAAGTAAACGGCCAAAGGATAGCCTTGCCTCATGTTATAAAAGGCATCGCCGAAATCAGTCGCAGCAACGGGTCAGTCGTGCTCAAGTCTGATATAGGCCTTCAGATGCTGTGGGACGGGGATGGGTTTCTGGAAGTAACCGTGTCCAGTTCGTATAAGGGTCAGCTGTGCGGTCTCTGCGGGAACTTTAATTCCGTAGCGAGAGACGACATGAGGACCCGTGACGGCAGGCTGATAAATGATACGTGGAGATTCGGTACTTCGTGGCGAGTGGGCGGGCACAGAGCGTGCACGAGGCGTCAGGAACATCCCGGTCTGAACACGCGGTGCAAAGCGTCGAAGCTGACAAAAGTGCGTCGCCTGTGTCGGGCCTTCGACCGTCACGAAGCATTTTCCGAATGCGGAGCGAAAGTGAATCCGCATAATTACAAGGAAGCGTGCCTATTGGATGCGTGCAGTTGCACAGGTGTTCGGTGCCATTGCGCCGCATACAGGGCGTACGCGAGAGAATGCACTCGCATCGGAGCCGAACCTCAAAACTGGTTACCGGCCGCGTGGTGCGACCCCGCCGGCCCTCAACCGGCCTGGCTGCTTCGCGGACGGAAAGGCTTCGGCCGTGCTGTCAAGTCGAAAGAGCACAGCTTACCAAATCTGACCGCCATACCGAGGCGGAATAATAGTCGTGCGAGGCCGCCACCACTGCATTTAAGACGATAA